From Luteolibacter arcticus, one genomic window encodes:
- a CDS encoding ComEC/Rec2 family competence protein, whose protein sequence is MRAKLRHWVELHPLLWAALLAVAAVAVADGHVVAGVGMGLLILAAILSAGRVHIAVAAIGFAVLAGWLHGQRVVPQRAAQQWVADSGGVSATATARVLAEPRGTGGGWSALVRIESGGPPGKVSWLGFGPAPGKGAKIEARGRFLPFPTKRNPGEFDVASWLHRQGAWGTFEAGGLAKQLEPPSALDQAAGKARAWFREAVTAGLDPQGQEAAVIRAMVLGEMPQNEDVMIEAYRQSGTLHVFSVSGMHVAMVGLIVWWVLQLWVPRRVAVFVIIAAMLGYVWITGMKPPSVRALTMATVVLAAFVFRRRPDLLNALGLALLAALLADGHLLFQVGVQLSFGVVAAIGIGAGLTRPYFAFLVRKEPYLPRQLYGRWRKAWLWFRQKCASAMGASTAASLGSLPLTFWHFGFVSWVSALASPLIGLPVLGLMILALTATALAPFPAAQQQVNRLNGRMAWCCTKLATFFAAIPAGNTTRPRGRPADDFLIVYDTGYGGGTACLHDGETSVLFDTAHRPGFHRTVLPSLRTLALRPQSIVLSHPDGGHLGGTVEALDAFPVRQILLPVERARSTGFRDIMAVSRDRGIATSLGAKGQRYTISPEAWFEVLHQPDARNWNAVADERVMVTRLHWRGWRVLFTADAGLATERAMLEAGGDLQADVIVAGRHGNDSSLGDDFLAAVRPKAIIAGHADFPPEERIPADWAAACEEQGIRVFHQGQTGAVTLVVEEDGALVIRGFLDGSELRLRR, encoded by the coding sequence ATGCGTGCCAAGCTCCGCCACTGGGTGGAGCTCCACCCCCTCCTGTGGGCCGCGCTGCTCGCGGTCGCGGCGGTGGCGGTGGCCGATGGGCACGTGGTCGCCGGGGTAGGGATGGGCCTGCTGATCTTGGCGGCGATCCTGTCGGCCGGGCGGGTCCATATCGCGGTTGCGGCCATCGGTTTCGCGGTCTTGGCCGGCTGGCTTCACGGCCAGCGGGTGGTGCCGCAGAGGGCCGCGCAGCAATGGGTGGCGGATTCCGGCGGGGTGTCGGCCACCGCGACGGCGAGGGTGCTTGCCGAGCCGCGGGGAACCGGCGGCGGCTGGTCGGCACTGGTCCGGATCGAGAGCGGCGGCCCGCCGGGGAAAGTGTCGTGGCTGGGGTTCGGCCCGGCGCCCGGGAAGGGCGCGAAGATCGAGGCACGCGGGCGTTTCCTGCCCTTTCCGACGAAAAGGAACCCGGGTGAATTTGACGTGGCGAGCTGGCTCCACCGTCAGGGAGCGTGGGGCACCTTCGAAGCGGGCGGCCTCGCCAAGCAGCTTGAACCTCCATCCGCCCTCGACCAAGCGGCCGGCAAGGCGCGGGCCTGGTTCCGCGAAGCGGTGACCGCCGGGCTGGACCCGCAGGGGCAGGAGGCGGCGGTGATCCGGGCGATGGTGCTGGGCGAGATGCCTCAGAACGAGGACGTGATGATCGAGGCGTATCGCCAGAGCGGGACGCTCCATGTCTTCTCGGTCAGCGGCATGCACGTGGCCATGGTCGGCCTGATCGTCTGGTGGGTCCTGCAGCTCTGGGTCCCGCGGCGGGTGGCGGTATTCGTGATCATCGCGGCGATGCTCGGCTATGTGTGGATCACCGGGATGAAACCTCCGTCCGTGCGTGCGCTCACGATGGCGACGGTGGTACTGGCTGCGTTCGTATTCCGACGACGCCCGGACCTGCTCAATGCGCTGGGCCTCGCCCTGCTGGCGGCGCTGCTGGCTGATGGGCACCTGCTTTTCCAAGTGGGCGTCCAGCTTTCCTTCGGGGTGGTGGCCGCCATCGGGATCGGCGCGGGGCTGACACGGCCGTATTTCGCCTTTTTGGTGAGAAAGGAGCCCTACCTGCCGAGGCAGCTCTACGGGCGCTGGCGGAAGGCGTGGCTGTGGTTTCGTCAAAAATGCGCGTCCGCGATGGGTGCGTCCACGGCTGCCAGCCTCGGCTCCTTGCCGCTGACCTTCTGGCATTTCGGGTTCGTCTCGTGGGTCTCGGCGCTGGCAAGTCCGCTGATCGGGCTGCCGGTGCTCGGGCTGATGATCCTGGCGCTGACTGCAACGGCACTGGCGCCCTTTCCCGCCGCCCAGCAGCAGGTCAATCGCCTGAACGGGCGCATGGCGTGGTGCTGCACCAAGCTTGCCACCTTCTTCGCCGCGATCCCCGCCGGGAATACCACTCGCCCGCGTGGCCGGCCGGCCGACGATTTCCTGATCGTCTATGACACCGGCTACGGCGGCGGGACGGCCTGCCTGCATGACGGGGAAACGTCGGTGCTCTTCGACACGGCCCACCGTCCGGGATTCCACCGGACGGTGCTGCCCTCGTTGCGGACCCTTGCGCTACGACCGCAAAGCATCGTGCTGAGCCATCCGGACGGCGGGCATCTCGGAGGCACGGTGGAGGCGCTCGATGCGTTCCCGGTGCGGCAAATCCTCCTGCCGGTCGAGCGGGCCCGCAGCACGGGCTTCCGCGACATCATGGCCGTTTCGCGGGACCGGGGAATTGCCACGTCGCTTGGTGCCAAGGGACAGCGATACACCATTTCTCCCGAAGCGTGGTTCGAGGTTCTTCATCAGCCCGACGCCCGCAATTGGAATGCCGTGGCAGACGAGCGGGTGATGGTCACGCGGCTTCACTGGCGCGGCTGGCGCGTCCTTTTCACCGCGGACGCCGGCCTGGCCACCGAACGCGCGATGCTGGAAGCCGGCGGCGATCTCCAAGCAGACGTGATTGTGGCGGGGCGGCACGGGAATGATTCCTCGCTCGGGGATGACTTCCTCGCGGCGGTGCGGCCAAAAGCCATCATCGCCGGTCACGCGGATTTCCCGCCGGAAGAACGGATACCGGCCGATTGGGCGGCGGCCTGCGAGGAGCAGGGAATCCGGGTCTTTCACCAAGGCCAGACCGGCGCGGTTACATTGGTCGTGGAGGAAGACGGCGCGCTGGTGATCCGCGGATTTCTGGATGGCTCCGAGCTGAGGCTACGCCGGTGA
- the trmB gene encoding tRNA (guanosine(46)-N7)-methyltransferase TrmB translates to MPADYFRRLEKHELVREGRPLEIDLGCGDGKFLLEMAARYPERDFIGVERLLGRVRKVCKRIGKLGLTNARVLRLESRYTAEWLLPRESVSRLHLLCPDPWPKLRHHRRRLIQEEFLQAIWDLLEPGGEFLFKTDHPEYFEWVEGKVAAFGKFERLDWPEDAFFYPKTDFQLLWESEGKTLQGLWLRKSPA, encoded by the coding sequence GTGCCCGCCGATTATTTCCGGCGGCTGGAGAAGCACGAGCTCGTCCGCGAGGGACGGCCGCTGGAAATCGACCTCGGCTGCGGCGACGGGAAGTTCCTGTTGGAAATGGCCGCCCGCTATCCGGAGCGCGACTTCATCGGCGTGGAACGCCTGCTCGGCCGCGTCCGGAAGGTCTGCAAGCGCATCGGCAAGCTCGGCCTGACGAATGCCCGGGTGCTGCGCCTGGAGAGCCGCTACACCGCGGAGTGGCTGCTGCCGCGCGAGTCGGTTTCCCGCCTGCACCTGCTGTGCCCGGACCCGTGGCCGAAGCTGCGCCACCACCGGCGGCGGCTCATTCAGGAGGAATTCCTGCAAGCGATCTGGGACCTGCTCGAACCCGGCGGCGAATTTCTCTTCAAGACCGACCACCCCGAATATTTCGAGTGGGTCGAGGGAAAGGTCGCGGCGTTCGGCAAGTTCGAGCGGCTCGATTGGCCGGAGGACGCGTTCTTTTACCCCAAGACCGACTTCCAGCTCCTGTGGGAGAGCGAGGGCAAGACTCTGCAAGGGCTGTGGCTGCGGAAATCACCGGCGTAG
- the accB gene encoding acetyl-CoA carboxylase biotin carboxyl carrier protein, with product MDLKEIRKIVELMNEHGLTLFDMSKEGFHLKLRKGQDLESLRGLLGSLPMAAPGYALPPAAAGPAAAASAPAAAPKEDGTAITSPMVGTFYRKPDPESPAFVSVGDVVSEGQTLCIIEAMKVMNEIKAEKSGTITAVLVDDSTPVQYGDVLFRIK from the coding sequence GTGGACCTCAAGGAAATCCGCAAGATCGTCGAACTCATGAACGAGCACGGGCTCACCCTCTTCGACATGTCGAAGGAGGGCTTCCATCTGAAGCTCCGCAAGGGCCAGGATCTCGAGTCGCTACGCGGACTCCTCGGCAGCCTGCCCATGGCCGCCCCCGGATATGCTCTTCCCCCCGCCGCCGCGGGTCCGGCCGCCGCAGCCTCCGCCCCGGCCGCCGCGCCTAAGGAAGATGGCACCGCCATCACTTCCCCGATGGTCGGCACGTTCTACCGCAAACCCGATCCGGAGTCGCCGGCTTTCGTCAGTGTCGGCGATGTCGTCAGCGAAGGCCAGACGCTCTGCATCATCGAGGCGATGAAGGTCATGAACGAGATCAAGGCGGAGAAGTCCGGCACCATCACTGCGGTGCTAGTGGACGACTCCACGCCGGTCCAGTACGGCGACGTCCTCTTCCGCATCAAATGA